Proteins co-encoded in one Pirellulales bacterium genomic window:
- the cas4 gene encoding CRISPR-associated protein Cas4 yields MLSEDNLLPISALQHLLFCERQGALIHIEQQWADNRLTVEGQHLHRKAHQESGKRERDLRIARGLLLRSFALGLIGKADVVEFRPLDDEARKKLAERGPWGDRLKSGDWSVTPVGYKRGKPKKDDSDRVQLCAQAMCLEEMLGRQISAGALFYGTPRRRTDVLFDPALRQRTVDTAARLHELIASRRTPPARREPKCDQCSLFSLCMPHVAERAAGVGARIERAFQQHLISIGPTTDAAADAIATRQ; encoded by the coding sequence ATGCTCTCTGAAGACAATCTACTGCCGATTTCCGCTTTGCAGCATTTGCTGTTTTGCGAGCGGCAGGGCGCGCTCATTCATATCGAGCAGCAGTGGGCCGATAATCGGCTGACCGTCGAAGGGCAGCATTTGCATCGCAAGGCCCATCAAGAATCGGGCAAGCGGGAACGCGATCTGCGAATCGCCCGCGGGCTTTTGCTCCGGTCGTTCGCATTGGGGCTCATCGGCAAGGCCGATGTTGTCGAGTTTCGGCCGCTCGACGACGAGGCCCGCAAGAAACTGGCCGAACGCGGACCCTGGGGCGATCGACTCAAAAGCGGCGATTGGTCGGTTACGCCCGTCGGGTACAAACGCGGAAAGCCCAAAAAAGACGATAGCGATCGCGTGCAGCTTTGCGCCCAGGCGATGTGCTTGGAAGAAATGCTCGGCCGGCAAATTTCCGCGGGCGCCCTGTTCTATGGAACGCCGCGGCGGCGCACCGATGTGCTCTTCGACCCAGCGCTCCGGCAGCGGACGGTCGATACGGCCGCGCGGCTGCACGAGCTGATCGCCTCTCGCCGCACGCCGCCGGCCCGTCGCGAACCGAAATGCGATCAATGTTCGCTCTTTTCGCTCTGCATGCCGCATGTCGCCGAGCGCGCCGCGGGCGTCGGGGCCCGCATCGAGCGAGCGTTTCAACAACACTTGATTTCCATCGGTCCGACAACCGACGCCGCAGCCGACGCAATTGCCACGCGACAATAG
- the cas7c gene encoding type I-C CRISPR-associated protein Cas7/Csd2: MSDIISNRYEFMFLFDCQNGNPNGDPDSGNAPRVDPQDMRGLVSDVAIKRRIRNYVQLARGNQMTWSIFIEHASNLNVPIARAHETVGDKKVKGKKSATKKDVDEARQWMCQQFFDVRTFGAVMSTGKNAGQVRGPVQIAFSRSVDPVLPLDLSITRVAVAKPEGKVAKTMSAEKLQEWTDEQPEDELRTMGRKSLIPYGLFVGRGFISAHLAQQTGFCEEDLAILREALKNMFEHDRSASKGLMTVHAQNSFLFKHVGTDPNPEQRRRQAMLGCAPAHTLFDVVESQINRKDNVEAARSIDDYDRPSIDSVQAEIDNRAIKGVEVLAL; the protein is encoded by the coding sequence ATGAGCGATATTATCAGCAACCGCTACGAGTTCATGTTTCTGTTCGACTGTCAGAACGGCAATCCGAACGGCGATCCAGATTCCGGGAACGCCCCACGCGTGGACCCGCAGGACATGCGTGGCTTGGTCTCCGACGTTGCCATCAAGCGCCGTATCAGAAACTACGTTCAACTCGCCCGTGGCAACCAAATGACCTGGTCGATCTTCATCGAACACGCGTCGAACCTGAACGTGCCCATCGCGCGCGCCCACGAAACCGTGGGCGACAAGAAAGTGAAGGGAAAGAAGAGTGCGACGAAGAAAGATGTCGACGAAGCACGCCAGTGGATGTGCCAGCAGTTCTTCGACGTGCGGACGTTTGGTGCTGTAATGAGCACCGGCAAGAATGCCGGACAAGTTCGTGGGCCTGTTCAAATTGCCTTTTCTCGTTCCGTGGATCCAGTGCTGCCACTTGATCTTTCCATTACGCGTGTTGCTGTCGCCAAACCAGAAGGCAAAGTGGCCAAAACGATGTCCGCGGAGAAGCTGCAAGAATGGACCGACGAGCAGCCTGAAGATGAACTTCGGACGATGGGCCGCAAATCACTGATTCCGTATGGCCTATTCGTCGGTAGGGGCTTCATCAGTGCGCACCTTGCCCAGCAGACCGGTTTTTGCGAGGAGGATCTTGCGATCCTCCGGGAAGCCCTCAAGAACATGTTCGAGCATGACCGCTCCGCGTCGAAGGGCCTGATGACTGTCCACGCCCAGAATTCGTTCCTGTTCAAGCACGTCGGAACCGATCCGAATCCCGAGCAGCGCAGGCGTCAGGCGATGCTGGGATGCGCGCCAGCGCATACGCTTTTCGACGTTGTCGAATCGCAAATCAATAGGAAGGATAACGTGGAAGCAGCGAGGTCGATTGACGACTACGACCGACCTTCAATCGACAGCGTACAAGCTGAAATAGATAATCGCGCGATAAAAGGCGTCGAGGTACTGGCCCTCTGA
- a CDS encoding tyrosine-type recombinase/integrase, producing MARRTLIKEVLKPLESKFKTPEGEIGFEHGRLHSFRHYFCSVCANRGVPEQVVMRWLGHRDSQMVKHYYHLHDDEAQRQMKKIDFVGAARATVASDRTT from the coding sequence GTGGCCCGCCGAACCTTGATCAAAGAAGTGCTCAAGCCGTTGGAATCAAAGTTCAAAACGCCGGAGGGCGAGATCGGCTTCGAGCATGGGCGGTTGCATTCGTTCCGACACTATTTCTGTTCCGTCTGCGCCAATCGCGGCGTGCCGGAACAGGTCGTGATGCGCTGGCTCGGCCATCGCGATAGCCAGATGGTGAAGCACTACTACCATCTGCATGATGACGAAGCCCAGCGGCAAATGAAGAAGATCGATTTTGTGGGAGCGGCCCGCGCGACGGTGGCGTCGGACCGCACCACTTGA